The segment CTACTAAAACCAAAATTCAGATCGCAAAAACCAAAGACCCTAATTTAAATCGTCGCAAGGGTGCTCTAGAGGCCACCTCCGGTGCCAATAGTGAAACTCTCGAAGAGCAATTAGAACAAGACCAAGCAACCCTTGAAATGGCCAAGGATCTTTCCGTGACGGATTACTTTGTCGGTTATCTGACAAAGGTGCAGGATAAGAAGGCCGCTTTCAATGAAGTTGCAGGCAAATTGACCGCCGAAGAAGTGGCCGAACTCATGGCTGCTTATGCGAACAGTGTTTTCGGAACACACTCCTCGGATCTGGCTCCCAGTGCCAGTGTCCTGTCTGCCGATCGCGTAAAATAAGTGTCGAAGTAAGTTCTTAAAAACATTAAATTTACGCGCCCCGATATCAAGAAATTTACCCCATATGCCTTGACATAATTACGAGGCAATTCATATTAGCTCCGTTATAGATGCATAATCATTTCGGAGGTATTTTACATGGCTAAAGAGATTGGCGTTCGCCCTCTTCATGATCGTATTTTGGTTCGTCGCATGGCTGAAGAAGAAAAAACCGCTGGCGGTCTTTTCATTCCAGACACTGCTAAAGAAAAACCTCAAAAAGGTGAAATCGTTGCTACCGGCAAAGGCCGTGTCACTGAAGACGGAAAAATTCTTCCGCTTGAAGTGAAAGCTGGCGACAAGGTTCTTTTCAGCAAGTACGCAGGCACAGAGTTGAAACTCGATGGCCAAGAGTACTTGATGATGAAAGAAGAAGATATCCTCGGTATCTTCCACTAATCGTCCACACTATCTAGCTTATTTCTAAAAGTTTTATTTAAGGAGAATTTCAAATGAGTAAAGAATTACGTTTTTCTGAAGACGCTCGCGCGCACATCTTGAAAGGTGTGAACACTCTCGCGAACGCAGTGAAAGTTACACTTGGGCCTAAAGGTCGTAACGTTGTTATCGAAAAGTCTTTCGGCTCCCCGCTTATCACTAAAGACGGTGTGACTGTTGCTAAAGAAATCGAATTGGAAAACAAATTCGAAAACATGGGCGCGCAAATGGTTAAAGAAGTTGCTTCTAAAACCAATGACGAAGCCGGTGACGGTACAACAACTGCAACTGTTTTGGCTCAAGCGATCTATCGCGAAGGCGCTAAAATCGTGACAGCTGGCCACAACCCAATGTCAGTAAAACGCGGCATTGATAAAGCTGTAAACTTGATCGTAGACGAATTGAAGTCTATGGCGAAACCAGTAAAGGGCTCTAACGAAGTAGCTCAAGTTGGTTCAATCTCTGCAAACAACGATAAAGAAATCGGTACAATGTTGGCAGATGCGATGGATAAAGTCGGCAAAGAAGGCGTTATCACTATCGAAGAATCTAAAACTGCTAAAACTGAAGTAACAGTTGTAGAAGGTATGCAGTTCGACCGCGGTTACCTTTCTCCGTACTTCGTAACTAACGCAGAAAGAATGGAAGCAGTTCTCGAGAACGCTTTGGTTCTTGTATACGATAAAAAAATCACTTCTATGAAAGATATGATCGGTATTTTGGAAGGCGTTGCTAAGCAAGGCCGTCAATTGTTGATCATTGCTGAAGACGTTGAAGGCGAAGCATTGGCAACTTTGGTTGTTAATAAATTGCGTGGCACTCTTCAAGTTTGCGCTGTAAAAGCTCCTGGCTTCGGTGACCGCCGTAAAGCTATGCTTGAAGACATCGCGATCTTGACTGGCGCAAACCTTATCTCTGAAGAGATGGGCGCTAAACTTGAGCAAGCAACTGCTGCTGACTTGGGTTCTGCAAAACGCATCGTGGTTGATAAAGACAACACAACAATCATCGATGGCGCTGGCAAGAAAAACGACATCACTGCTCGTGTAAACCAAGTGAAATCTCAGATCGAAGAAACAACTTCTGATTACGATAAAGAAAAATTGAAAGAGCGTTTGGCTAAATTGGCTGGCGGCGTAGCTGTTATCCACGTTGGTGCTCCTTCTGAAGTTGAAATGAAAGAGAAAAAACACCGCGTAGAAGATGCTTTGAACGCAACTCGCGCTGCGGTTGAAGAAGGTATCGTTGCTGGTGGTGGTACTGCCCTTTTGAGAGCGTCTACTAAAATCGATAAATCTAAATTCTCTGAAGAAGAGCAATTTGGTGCGATGATTATCAAACGCGCTTGCGAAGAGCCTATCCGTCAAATCTCTGCAAATGCGGGTCTTGATGGCGCGATCGTTTTGGATCGTATCCTTCAAAACAAATCTGCAGCTTGGGGTTACAATGCATACTCTGACGAATACACTGACTTGATCAAAGACGGTGTTATCGATCCAGTTAAAGTAGTTCGTTGCGCTCTTGTAAACGCTGCTTCTGTAGCATCTTTGATGCTCACTACTGAAACTATGATTGCTGAAGCTCCTAAGAAAGAGTCTGCAGCAATGCCTGGCGCTCCTGGTATGGGCGGCATGGGTGGCATGGGCGACATGATGTAAGTTTAGACTTACAACTAAGCACATTCACAAAAACCCTCGGTGATGAACCGGGGGTTTTTTATTTTCCGGACATCATGGCCATGTAATCGCCGTGATGTTTGAAGAAAGTTTGCTCGACAAAGTTTTTGATTTCTGGAGAGAGTCGTTTTCTGAAAGCAAGATAAACCTTAAAAGGTTCTTCGGGCAGTTGTACGACTTTGAGTGAGTCTCGGTACTTGCTATTCTTGACGATGAATTCGGCCACTTGATTCTGATGAACAAAAACTCCATCGATCCTTTTCTTGTCGATCAAAGAAAGAGTGCGGCTTGTGATATTGGCACCCGTTAGCGGAAATATCTGAATCTTATTCGCGGAAAATGATGCTGGCTGAGCAACACCTAACATCACTCCGATGGTTTTATTTTTCAAAGCTTGTAAATTTTGAACCTCATGGCCCGGTATAAAATCTTTCCGGACAATCAGGGAGTTTCTTCCGATCAAAAAGGGTTCCTTAGAGTAGTCATAGATTTTTTCGCGTTCTGGATTTTTGCTGAGGAAGCAAAGGACGTCGAGATCGTCGGTCTCAAGCTCGTGCAAGAGTCTTGAAGCAGGAGCTTGGTGCCACTCAATATCCAGGCCAAATTTTTCTTTAAGGCTTTTTTGTAAGTAGAGATCAACAAACTTCGGGACCAGTCCACCTGGCCGTGGGCTGTTTGAATCATAGATAATATGAGGTGCGCCCTCAAGGCCTGAGATTCGTAGTGCCTTCGCTTGGCTCATAGAGAACGAAAGTAGGAAAAAGCAACCAAGAAGCAACTTCATAAGTTGCATTGGATCATACTTATAGCCGCTTGGGTTACGTTTCTTTAGAAAAGATATTCAATACCACCCATAATGCTGGTCATTTTCTGAGTCGTATTGGTGGAGGTGTGCGTACCGGACCCCGCGCCCGAGAAGTCAGAAGAATAATACTCGAAATTGATCTCGCCGCGAATTTTAAAGCGGCTTTTCAAATGGTAGACACCGAAGAAGCCAAATTGGTTGATCGAACTTTTTGAAGAGTCACCTGAGGCTGTGGATTCACTCATGCTCGGGCTCATGAACATATTGAACTGAGCTCCCAGGTCCATTGGTACTTCTGTCGTCAGCGGGAATTGGCCAAGCAAGCCAAAGACCAGACCGCCGTAGTTCATATTTGTAAATGCCAGCGGTGTGCTTTGATCTGAGTGCGAGTTGTAAGTTGCATAGCCGGCGCTGAGCTGAATCTTAGGGCCGAAAAAGTCTTCGCTCATCAAGAAGTTGTAAGCGCCCATCACGCCGTAAGATGACAAGGACATGTTCAGTTTTCCAGGCGTTGAACCAGCGAGTGGATTTGAAACACTAAAGACCGACTGACGAATGTTGTACAAGATGTTCCATTCGCTGCTGATCCAGAGCTCGCCCTTGACGGCGATTTCAGGAGCCATGGGTGTCGAGGCATCAATTGAACCTGACGAGAGATTTGTTGAAATGCTGTAATTGCCAAGGCCGGCTAAAATCGCGATGCGGCCATACTGTGGGGCTTGCTGTGGCAGCCACTCACGAGGGTTGTCGCCATAACTGAGGTCACGGTCTTTGCGGTTTTCTAAACCTGGTATGACTTGGCCGTTCTGAACAACGGGCTCCGCATATTGAATGAATTCCTGTGGCAGGAGTTTCGCCGTTGGCTGAACTGTGCCAGGCTCTTTTTCGTAAGTCACATAGGCGAAGCTTAAGTACTCATCTGTTTTGTAAACTTTAATTTTGCCGAGAATTTCTTTTTCGGTGCTAATCATGAATTTTAATTTCGGGTGACGATTCACTTTGAGGATTTGGATCACCGAAATCTCATCGTTGTTTTTTAGACCATTTTTAAAACCGAGGTTGATAGTGACCTCTTGGCCCCGACGGCTCAGGATCATCCCGCGGTATGGTAGGCGGGATTTGATTTTTTCGTACATGCGCTGAACTTGCTTTTCAAGATCTGCGATTTCAAAACCCTGATAGTCAGAGAGCTCTTCTTGCAAAAGGGGCATGCCCGAAGAGCCTACGAAGAAATACATTTTTCCGTTAAGTCCCTTGGGACCTTTTGTTATACGGAATGAGAACAAGCCTTGAGCTTTTGCGGAATTAAGAAAGCCTTTTACAGCGTTTGGATTTTCATCAAGATCCAGCGGAGTGACGGTTTTGTCGGGAAGAGCTTCGTAAGACCAAGATTTGTCGTTGGTAAGAAGCTCTTGGAATTTCTTATAAAGTGGATTTGCGTAGATGCCTTTGATGTTGTCAGTAAACGGAACTGCGGTGACGGTCTTAATCGTTAAGTCTTGGTCGGCTGCACTTACGAAAGCAGAGTTCGACTGGGCTCTAGTCTGTAGTGAAAAGAGAACGACGAATGGAAGCAGGACGCCAAGATATTTTTTCATATTTTAATTCTGCCTGGAGTCGAAAAACTCGTCAATTTCACATCAAGTAAATGGCCTTTGAATCCGAAAAATCTGGTATGAAGTTCGTATCTCGCGCGTTTATTTTTACTGCTGCTTTTATACTTCCGGTACTTTCTTATGCTCAGTTGGATTCTTCCTATGAGCTATTGCTCGGAAACTCTCCGTCGCCATTGCTAGCGCCGAAGAAGCAGGCTCCAGTTGCTCAGAAGGTAGCCCCTAAAAAGCGTAGGCCGTCGAATGACGATCAGACCAATGTCCAGCCAGCGGCGTTGGATAAAGTCACTCCGACTGTGGCTGAGAAGAGCGAAGTTCCGCAAGGCCGTCCGATGCCAGTGAAAATGCAACCTACCGAGGAAGAACCGACAATCACTCAGCAGGCTCAGAGTATTTTTTCCGCCGATCCAGAGCGCGTATTGGATTTCTATCAATCTCAATTTGATGAATCAGATCCTCGTCGCAATAAAATTGAAATCAGCTTTGCTCCTAGTTACGTCACTAACGATTCTTCTTCGAACTATTCATACCGTGATTATCGCTCGGTGTTTACCGGCATGAACTTGGGTGCAAATGTTTGGTTAACTCCGGCAGTGGGTATCGGTGGAAACTTTATGTTTTCGCTCGGTGCAGATACTAGCGGGGATGCAGTTTCTGACACGCGCTCGCCAGCTCGTTATGAGTTCTTGGATGCGGGTTTGAAGTTCCGTCAGTTCTTTGGGTTTTCACAGACATCGAAGTCTTTGGAATTTGATGTGTTGTATAGTGATTATAAGTTCAACGTGGACTCTGATGATACTTACCGTACGAAATTGAAGACGACGGGTCTAGGTTTGAAAATGACTCTGAGACTTCCTTCAAGCAATGACGTTGCTTGGTTGATCGGCGGCAGCTTCTATCCGCGCCTTCAGCATACCGAGCAAAAAGCGGGTGCTGATATTGGTTCTGGCAATAATAAAGAAAACGTCCGCATGGGCGTGCAATTGGGTTCTGAAATCAAGCTTTCACGCGATTCTCAGATTTTTTATGAGGCGTCAGCGACTTCTGAGAAGAACTTGTTTGATGGAGCTGCCAAGTCGGTCGACCCTGCTACGAGTCTGACTCCAAAGAACGTGAGTGTC is part of the Bdellovibrionales bacterium genome and harbors:
- the groL gene encoding chaperonin GroEL (60 kDa chaperone family; promotes refolding of misfolded polypeptides especially under stressful conditions; forms two stacked rings of heptamers to form a barrel-shaped 14mer; ends can be capped by GroES; misfolded proteins enter the barrel where they are refolded when GroES binds) — its product is MSKELRFSEDARAHILKGVNTLANAVKVTLGPKGRNVVIEKSFGSPLITKDGVTVAKEIELENKFENMGAQMVKEVASKTNDEAGDGTTTATVLAQAIYREGAKIVTAGHNPMSVKRGIDKAVNLIVDELKSMAKPVKGSNEVAQVGSISANNDKEIGTMLADAMDKVGKEGVITIEESKTAKTEVTVVEGMQFDRGYLSPYFVTNAERMEAVLENALVLVYDKKITSMKDMIGILEGVAKQGRQLLIIAEDVEGEALATLVVNKLRGTLQVCAVKAPGFGDRRKAMLEDIAILTGANLISEEMGAKLEQATAADLGSAKRIVVDKDNTTIIDGAGKKNDITARVNQVKSQIEETTSDYDKEKLKERLAKLAGGVAVIHVGAPSEVEMKEKKHRVEDALNATRAAVEEGIVAGGGTALLRASTKIDKSKFSEEEQFGAMIIKRACEEPIRQISANAGLDGAIVLDRILQNKSAAWGYNAYSDEYTDLIKDGVIDPVKVVRCALVNAASVASLMLTTETMIAEAPKKESAAMPGAPGMGGMGGMGDMM
- a CDS encoding transporter substrate-binding domain-containing protein encodes the protein MQLMKLLLGCFFLLSFSMSQAKALRISGLEGAPHIIYDSNSPRPGGLVPKFVDLYLQKSLKEKFGLDIEWHQAPASRLLHELETDDLDVLCFLSKNPEREKIYDYSKEPFLIGRNSLIVRKDFIPGHEVQNLQALKNKTIGVMLGVAQPASFSANKIQIFPLTGANITSRTLSLIDKKRIDGVFVHQNQVAEFIVKNSKYRDSLKVVQLPEEPFKVYLAFRKRLSPEIKNFVEQTFFKHHGDYMAMMSGK
- the groES gene encoding co-chaperone GroES, whose protein sequence is MGVRPLHDRILVRRMAEEEKTAGGLFIPDTAKEKPQKGEIVATGKGRVTEDGKILPLEVKAGDKVLFSKYAGTELKLDGQEYLMMKEEDILGIFH
- a CDS encoding autotransporter outer membrane beta-barrel domain-containing protein, producing MKFVSRAFIFTAAFILPVLSYAQLDSSYELLLGNSPSPLLAPKKQAPVAQKVAPKKRRPSNDDQTNVQPAALDKVTPTVAEKSEVPQGRPMPVKMQPTEEEPTITQQAQSIFSADPERVLDFYQSQFDESDPRRNKIEISFAPSYVTNDSSSNYSYRDYRSVFTGMNLGANVWLTPAVGIGGNFMFSLGADTSGDAVSDTRSPARYEFLDAGLKFRQFFGFSQTSKSLEFDVLYSDYKFNVDSDDTYRTKLKTTGLGLKMTLRLPSSNDVAWLIGGSFYPRLQHTEQKAGADIGSGNNKENVRMGVQLGSEIKLSRDSQIFYEASATSEKNLFDGAAKSVDPATSLTPKNVSVTNTFYMFSLGYRWGN